In one Dreissena polymorpha isolate Duluth1 chromosome 7, UMN_Dpol_1.0, whole genome shotgun sequence genomic region, the following are encoded:
- the LOC127839080 gene encoding uncharacterized protein DDB_G0271670-like has translation SSSSSSSSSSSSSCSCGSSSSSSSSDSSSSSSSSSSSSSSSSSSSSSSSSSRSSSSSSSSRSSSSSSSSSSSSSSSSSSSSSSCCCSRGSSSSSSSSSSSSSSSSSSSSSNSSSNNSSSSISCSSISSMSSSSDSSSSSSNSSSRSSSSSSSSSSSCSIGSRSSNNSSSSSSSSSNSSSSSSSSSSSSSSSSSRSSSSSSRSSSSSNSSSSSSSSSSSSSSSSSSSSRSSSSSSSKRSRRSSS, from the coding sequence agtagtagtagtagtagtagtagtagtagtagtagtagttgtagttgtggtagtagtagtagtagtagtagtagtgatagtagtagtagtagtagtagtagtagtagtagtagtagtagtagtagtagtagtagtagtagtagtagtagtagtagaagtagtagtagtagtagtagtagtagaagtagtagtagtagtagtagtagtagtagtagtagtagtagtagtagtagtagtagtagtagtagttgttgttgtagtagaggtagtagtagtagtagtagtagtagtagtagtagtagtagtagtagtagtagtagtagtagtagtaacagcagcagcaacaacagcagcagcagtattagttgtagtagtattagtagtatgagtagcagtagcgatagtagtagtagtagtagtaatagtagtagtagaagtagtagtagtagtagtagtagtagtagtagttgtagtatcggcagcagaagcagcaacaacagcagcagcagtagtagtagtagtagtaatagtagtagtagtagtagtagtagtagtagtagtagtagtagtagtagtagtagaagtagtagtagtagtagtagaagtagtagtagtagtaatagtagtagtagtagtagtagtagtagtagtagtagtagtagtagtagtagtagtagtagtagaagtagtagtagtagtagtagtaaaagaagtagaagaagtagtagt